In Sulfurimonas sp., the genomic window TAACAGTATATTCAAAATAAGCTAAACCACCTGTCTGAGCTATTGCTATAGGTCTAAAATCAGTTTTCTCTAAACCTCTTTCAAACATATCATAACTAACAGATTGTTGTTGGAATGTTTCTAATGCTTTTACAAATCTAAAAACCCTACCTTCCTGTCTGATAAAAAATGCACCTTTTAAATCACTACCTTTGTCAGCAGTGATTGAGGCTTTAGTTACAAAAGCGCTATAATTTCGAGGTACACTAAAAATACCGGTTAGAGATTGATTGGCAGCTACACCACTTGTAAGAATCATATCACAATAAACTTCTGTATCATCAATAGGAATTCCTGTAACATTTGATGTAACTACAACTCTTGTTCCTACTTGATCAACTCCATTATTGTTATACATTCTAAAGATACAATAAATATCCGATCCTAAATCTACAGGAGTTGTACCTGTTAGATTAACATTCATCAATTGCTTATCTCTGTTTTGATCAATGTATTCTATAACAACCTCAAAAGTATCATTTGAATTATCACTTGCTAAATATAGATTTGCAGGAGTTGTTAAAAAAGGATCTAAGTTGTTAAAACTCGCTACTAATTGTAATACATTATTTTGTAAAATAGTTCTTGCAAATTTATCAACCTTAAACATTACTGATGGATCGACATAACCTGTGTCGATCACTCTTTCTAACTCACTAAAATTATTAGTAAATTGTCTTATATTTTTACTATCCAAATTCATATTTTACTCCTAATCAAATTCTACAACATAAGTTGCAAAACATCTACAGTTGATCTCTTCGCCTGGTTTTAACCATTTTTGATCACACGAGCTATAAAGACCTTTTTCTATATCAAACTCTTCACCATCACGTTTTCTATGACAAGGTCTTGTTCTCTCGTCACCAACTGTATTCCAAACAGCTTTTTGTATACCTAGATTTGTAGCTCTCTTATCACTTAATTGACTGTTAAAAGTCTTAAGTTCATTTCGAGATACCAATTCAGATTTGTTTAAATTCTTTTGTTTTGTGTTGGTAACTTCTTCATATAGTGTATCTAAATTTTTACCTGCTGACATTAATCTAAGTGTATTCTGACTTAGATTTTCCATCATCTCTTTTTTAACTTTAACCACTTGACCAATTGTTTCAAGACTTTTAGCATTAACAAAAGAGTTTAATCCATCAGTACCTATAATTGATTTTACATCAACCCCAACCTTACTATTAACCGAATGATAAAAAGCTTTGTCATTCAGCTTATTTGTCTTCTTATAAAGCTTTTTAATATAATTGTTAATTCTCTTTTGACTGAATTGTTCATTGATCGACTTTTCAAACTCACGAACTAACTTATTAAAGATATTAGCATAGTTACCTGTTTGAGCATCTTGAAACTTATCAACAGTAGATTTGTTCATAGCAGCTAAAACTTTTGTCTCAAACCTTTTACTCATAGACTTAACCATGAATTTCATAAAGTTATCAAGTTCCTTTTCTAAAGTCAAAGGAGTTCTTAAAGGTTTTACTTTTGCAGATTTCTTTTTAGTCTCAATTGTTTTTACGTCGAAGCTTGCCATCTAAAAATCCTTAACATCATCAAATGGTGGAAATTCAGACTCAAACTCATCTTTAGATTTTACCTCAACACCTCTTTCTTTTAGATAGCTTTCAGCATCATAACCCATATCAGATAACTTAACAGCATTGTCGATCGCTTTAGTCTCATAATCAACTTTTTCTAATGGTGTTACATTTTGATTATCCTTAAACTTAATAGGACTCATACCTAACTTACCAAATAGTTGATTCATTTTAGATACTAGATAATCTTGTTGTAATAGCTCAATCATTTCATTGAATGAAGTTTTCTCTTGAGTACCTGCTGAATTAAGACCTTTAACATTCTCACCAATTAACATAGGTAAAGGAATACCTGATACCATTGCAACTCTTCTAAGTGATATATCATCAGCATCTTTAAGGTTAGTAAGTGATTGAGTTACATTCATAACTTCATCTTCAGCATCAATAAGACCTGCACCATATATCGATCGACGATCTTCAACCATACCAAAATATTTAACAATTGAATCTTCTTGTTTTCTTTCCAGTAAGTTTTTGAAACCTTTGATCTTATAGAATAGTGATGAATTCTTTTCAAGTATTGAAGCTGAGGCTCTTTCAACTACACCATCATTGATAAGTTGATTATAGATAAGCTCATACTCACTTATACCTGCATAATTATAACTTGGTGCATCATCTTGAGTTGTTCTAACATAAGTAAGATCTACAACTCTTGAATAATGAAAATTGTAACCTCTAACATTATAATATGTTGGTTGTAAATATCTTTTACTTAGAAGATCCATTTCATATTGAGTAACTGAAACCATATCACCTGAGAACACATCGAACTTAACATTTTGTTTATCTACTTCCTCAAGGGGTTGAGATAAATCTGTACCGTCATTAATAACAACTATACCACGACCAAAAGTTAAACACCATGTGAATGCTTCTTTCATATCTGCTTCAAGTTTAGCTAAGTAGAATGTTTTATCTTCATCACTTGTAAAAGTTATAGCGTTAGATTTTAAAGCATAACCAGCTTTAATCCTAACAATCTTATTACCTATACCAGTTTTATAGATTTCATTCAATTCATTAAAAGGAACTCTAACACTTGTAATAGTATTAGATCCTGTTGCACTTCTCTTGTTAGCTAAACTATTGAATAGAGAAGTTATACCGTCTTTGAATTGTTGTACGTTCATATCAAGAGCCTCAATTTCTTATTTTTTCAATTGTACCATAACATCATACAATTTTACTATAATCGACAATCTCACCTTTTATCATAAGACTTAAGGCATATCTAATAGCATCAATATGGTGATTAAACTTATCAATAATCTTATTCGTGATTTGACCTGATTTACTATCAACTTTATATTTATATGATTTGAATTCCCATATTGTATTCTTGCATCGACTGTGAATAATAACTTTGTCAAAAGCTCTAATATATGAAATACCATCTTCAATACTACCAGGCCATTTTGATACACTTGAAACATTAAAACCCTTACCGTTCATATAACTGACAGTTTCAGGTCTAGCACTATCTGCAAATATTTCATATCTTGTTATACCTGGAACATCTTCCCATAAATCAGGTAGTTGATCTAAATCACTTGATGTGTTACGTTCATCTTCATCGTAAGGTCTGTCATTA contains:
- a CDS encoding phage minor head protein — translated: MASFDVKTIETKKKSAKVKPLRTPLTLEKELDNFMKFMVKSMSKRFETKVLAAMNKSTVDKFQDAQTGNYANIFNKLVREFEKSINEQFSQKRINNYIKKLYKKTNKLNDKAFYHSVNSKVGVDVKSIIGTDGLNSFVNAKSLETIGQVVKVKKEMMENLSQNTLRLMSAGKNLDTLYEEVTNTKQKNLNKSELVSRNELKTFNSQLSDKRATNLGIQKAVWNTVGDERTRPCHRKRDGEEFDIEKGLYSSCDQKWLKPGEEINCRCFATYVVEFD
- a CDS encoding anti-CBASS protein Acb1 family protein — its product is MNVQQFKDGITSLFNSLANKRSATGSNTITSVRVPFNELNEIYKTGIGNKIVRIKAGYALKSNAITFTSDEDKTFYLAKLEADMKEAFTWCLTFGRGIVVINDGTDLSQPLEEVDKQNVKFDVFSGDMVSVTQYEMDLLSKRYLQPTYYNVRGYNFHYSRVVDLTYVRTTQDDAPSYNYAGISEYELIYNQLINDGVVERASASILEKNSSLFYKIKGFKNLLERKQEDSIVKYFGMVEDRRSIYGAGLIDAEDEVMNVTQSLTNLKDADDISLRRVAMVSGIPLPMLIGENVKGLNSAGTQEKTSFNEMIELLQQDYLVSKMNQLFGKLGMSPIKFKDNQNVTPLEKVDYETKAIDNAVKLSDMGYDAESYLKERGVEVKSKDEFESEFPPFDDVKDF